The region CCGAAGCCCAGGTCTCGCACCCGGAGCTGCGGGACTACTCGCAGCGCTCGGTCCGCAAACTGCTGGGCTGCGTGCCGCTGGAGTGCCCGGCGACGGCCGACGCGTCGAGCCCGATCAAGAACGTCTCCGGTGACGAACCGCCGTTCCTGATCCAGCAGGGGACCAGCGACTCGATCGTGCCGATCGACCAGAGCCTCGACTTCGCCGCGAAGCTGCGCGGCCTCGGCGTCGCCGTCGACATGCACCCGTACGAGGGGTTCGACCACGGCTTCGGGCGCGGACCGCGCACGCCGCTCATCGTCGACACCGCCGTCGCCTTCGTCGACACCCACCTGGCGCGCTGAGCACCGGCGGCGGCGCGTGCGCCGCCATCGGCGGTGGCCGCGAGCCGGGGTCGTGCTCCCGGGGCAGGTAGGCGCGGCGCTTTGCGCACAGGGTTCGTCTCGCCTCCGTCACCACCGCCGTGTCGGACGTCGTCCTACCCGCCGTTGCCGTCGGCACGCCCGCTCCAACCGGCGTGTCGGGCGGTACCTGTCCGCCGTTGCCGTGCCCACCACCGCCGTGTCCACCGCTGCCTGACCACGTCGACCGGCTCGCCGCGCTGCCTACCTCGACTTCGGGCCCACCGCTGCCTGCCCCGCCTTCGGCGGGTCCGATCCCCTATCCGCCGTTGGCGTACCCGCCGTTGCCGCGTCCGCCGTCCAGCTCCGGGACGGCGCTGCCGACCAGCCCGTCCTCGTCCCTGCGCACCTCGCCGACGGGGGTGGCGCCACCGGCCGCGTCGGTCAGCGGCTGCGCCGCGCTGCGGAACGCCTCCAGCGCGTCGAGCTCCCGCCGCCGCGCGGACACGAACCGCTGGAGGTGCGTGCTGGAGAGGTTGACCGCCTCGACCGCGCCGGCCGCCGCTCGCTGGGCGCGCACGGCCTGCGCCCGCACCTGCTCGATGTCGGAGGCGATGGTGCGCTCGGTCGCGGCGAACATCGCGGCGGAGGCGAGGACCGCGAACCCGGTCGGCCCGCACAGGAAGACGCGCTTGCCCAGCAGCCAGGACAGCAGCTGCGGGTCGGTGTCCATGGCGGCGATGACGGCGGCGTCGGACGGCACGAACATGATCGAGCCGTAGATCGCGTCGGCCCACTTCTGGTAGCCCTTGCCCGCCAGTTCCGCCGCCCGGGAGCGGATGTTGCGCACGTGGACCCGCAGCGCGTCGCGGCGTTCCTCGGGGTCGTCGGTCTCCATCGCCTCCGCCCAGACGGCGAGGCTGGCCTTGGCGTCGACGGGGACCTGCCTGCCGCCGCCGACGGTGAGCACCATGTCCGGGCGGGCCGCGCCGCCGCCCGCGAGGTCGGTCTGCAGGGTGAAGTGGATGTCCTCCCGCAGTCCCAGCGAGCGCGCGGTCTCCAGCAGGACCTGTTCGCCCAGCTCACCGCGTCCGCTGATGGAGGCGAAGGCGACCTCGTACCGGCGCAGCGCCGCCTGCTGCGACATCGTCCGCGCCCGTTCGGCCTCCACCATGCGCAGCGCTTCGTCGGCCCGCCGGGCGCTGTCGGTGTAGAGGCGCCAGACCAGCATGAGCGCCGCCGCGAACAGCAGCGTCAGCACGATGACGATGGTGATCAGGACGCCGGTGCCCACATCCGCTCCCTGTGCCGCTCGGTGCTCCGCACCGCATCATCTCGAACCCCACCGACAGCGCCGCGGCCCGCACCGCCTGACCGGCCTGGCACGGCTGTTGCGTGGCGGTTGCTCCATCCGGGCGTCCCACTCCGTGACCGGTGCACGACACGCCGAAGCGCCCTGGGGGGTTGCCGCGTTCTCCGGACCACGTAGATAGCTTTGCCGCATGCGGGTGCTGCATACCTCCGACTGGCACGTGGGCCGGACCTTCCACGGTCGCGACCTGCTCCGGGACCAGGAGGCCGTCCTCGGCGGACTGGCCGACCTGGTCTCCGACGAGCGCGTCGACGTCGTGGTGGTCTCCGGTGATCTCTACGACCGCGCCGTGCCGTCGGGCGAGGCGGTGGAGACCTGCGTCCGGGTGCTGTCGCGCCTCCGCGCCGCCGGTGCCGAAATCGTCGTCACACCGGGCAACCACGACTCGGCGGCCCGCGTCGGCGCGTTCGCCGACTTCGCCTCCGCCGGTGGCCTGCACCTGCGGACCAGGATCTCGCGCCTGCACGAGCCGGTGCTGATCGACG is a window of Saccharopolyspora erythraea NRRL 2338 DNA encoding:
- a CDS encoding DNA recombination protein RmuC, with the translated sequence MLVWRLYTDSARRADEALRMVEAERARTMSQQAALRRYEVAFASISGRGELGEQVLLETARSLGLREDIHFTLQTDLAGGGAARPDMVLTVGGGRQVPVDAKASLAVWAEAMETDDPEERRDALRVHVRNIRSRAAELAGKGYQKWADAIYGSIMFVPSDAAVIAAMDTDPQLLSWLLGKRVFLCGPTGFAVLASAAMFAATERTIASDIEQVRAQAVRAQRAAAGAVEAVNLSSTHLQRFVSARRRELDALEAFRSAAQPLTDAAGGATPVGEVRRDEDGLVGSAVPELDGGRGNGGYANGG